The Osmerus eperlanus chromosome 1, fOsmEpe2.1, whole genome shotgun sequence genome includes the window GTATTTTATGTTGTGTATAGCCTGTAGTTTCAGCCGGTAGCCTGTATTGCCAGTGATACAGCAGCGCACGCTATTCCGTTTAGTTCAAGCCCGCCCTCTCATAACCAGGGAACTAAATGTTCTGTCCATAGTTTTTTTTACACCCAATACCACAGACAGCAGTGACGATCAACATGCTAGTTTGGGCCACATGGAGAACTGAATAGAAATGACAGCGGGGAAGAGGCGGGGAGAACGAAGGGGAGGGTGATTTAGAGTAAAAAATTAAGGGCAGGTCTTGGAAGGTAGCCACATAGTAACACAATGTTCCGGCTGTACTGTAGCTCCTCTGACGAGAACACTGTGTTCCAGTAGACACCCTGACCTGTAACCCGTTCTGTGCCGAACGCCGGCGCTACCGGGAACAGCCTGTACAGCACTGTTCTGTCCTCGGGGGCTCAGATGAACAGTTCACATAAACATTGCAGTCCTCGGTTCAATGCGTTATTATCGGCGAGACGATAAGCACACCATCTGGATTACTCAGGCAAAATTACCAATATAAAATAAGTAATTTTGTAGGCTACTGAATTTGTGTTTGGTTGCATTTCACATTTGGACATTATGCGTAGGATGCAGAACTCAACGACCGTCAGATGATATGCGTAATTTCAAAAGCAGTGTAATTTCATTTAAACAAGTGCTTTAGGAAAAGCATTTAGCCTAGGCTAATGTCACCATTGCTGTTTATATCGGACAGGtgatgatgtaggctacagtaagcTAGCAAGGCCTACCCTTAAGCGGTTACCTAATTGTTAAATATAGCTACACAACATCAGCCTATAGCCAACCTTTGGAATATTCAAACGTCTTTCTGTAAAATCAAATATCTATATGTCTATAGAAATAACACAACTGCCATCTGATTCTGTCTGGTGCCTTTTTCTTGTGTGGGTTTGCAAGAGTGATTGAATTTCATCCCCAATAAAGTTATTGTACTGACGACTGATCAGCCGAAAGACAGCAGTAGGCTAGTTGATGGTTAATTAATTATAACGTTGACTAACGCGTTAATGACGACCTCTCCTAGAATTCCAggaaaactttttaaaaacacTAATTAAGCAACTTTTGTTGTCAGCTCAATTAAACCAAGCCTCGTCTAAGAATGAGTTTCCGTTGTCAGTGATTTAGGCTAACAGAGGCTAACATCTTTAAAATTAAACTTGTGAATGGGTGTAGCCGACAGCAATCAATATTTACATCTAATACACCATTTCTGGTTTTGTTACTCCATGCACATTTCAAGTTCCTATTGCAAAGTGATCTAGATCTAGATAGTGATCAAGCGTCTAGAGGTAAGCTATAGCCAATAGGCTATTCAAGTAATGGGATATCGATACCAGTAAAAGTAAAAATGGATTGTTCTTTATCTGTATAAAGTCTTCTTTATaaatagcctagcctagctattATTGTTAGCATTGTTGGCTCTCATTCAGTGACTACAAAGTGTTGGGTAATAGGCTACATTCCTCAATATCCATCGTACCTGAACAAAATTGTAATATCTAGAACCAGTCTTAATTATAGGCTATTCTTCTTCAGCTACAAACGTGTCTGCAGAATTCAGTGAATACAAGCTAGTGTCTGATTGTCAATGTAACTAAAAGCACGGGGGCGGGTTCATTCAAGGATACACAGTCATCAGGAAGAACAGAATGTGCTGTTCTAATCTGATTGAAAACTATGCTCTGAGTGGTTGTGAGAAAGAGGAAGATGTTGGCTATTTCACGGCTAAACAAGAATGCAGAGACAGTGGGGAAAACCTAAACAGCAAAATATGTTGATCCATGTGAAGAAAAGGTGGAATAGGAGCGcccaccctcacacaaacatgcatacctAGACCAAAATAAAGCAACATAATGCTCTTTGTTTGTGTTCAAGGCATATGTGTTGCGTAACCCCCACCAGCGTAATCTCCTGCCTGATCCTTTTTAGCAATGAACTTCTGCCCTCTAGGGGGTCACGGTGTGTGATATGAGGAGCATTGATTGTCTTGTGTACCAGAACCAGAAAAGTTTTTGCTGTGTGTTATATAGGCCTATAGCCTAAATTAGGCCCATGTTTAGGCCCATTAAGAATATAGGTTTCAAAGCTTATTATTGAGCAATTAATAACATGAGATATAACAACGGATTTAGGTGAGAGCAAAAGGAGAGTAGGCTATAGTTAAGATAGTAGGCTAGAATAACGGTAGTCACAAACCATGGCAGAAACGTCTTTTGAATGTCATTAGGcgattatgtaggcctatttgtgGCCCATAATTGTATAACTTGAATTTAAATAACTTTTAGTAATATGTGGAATAACATAGTAATTGGTTTATTTTAGTTATAGGCTAACAAGAGCAAGCATAAGCCTATATTTActtttattattaatattatttaataATAGGCCTATTAATAATACATATTGCTTTACCTTTTTTAGGAATGAGGCTATATCTACAGGATCAGCTTCAAAACCCATTAAACATGATTACAAAACAAACTTTTAAATTCATTTTACACAAGTGGGCCTACGCTTATTTTGTCAAACATGATCATGGCCCGCCAAGTCGATCCCAGAATGCATTGCACTTGAATTTCCCGTGCGTAAGAAGAAacgttttttttcctttcacaCACTAGAAGCAACCTGACTGTAGCTAGCTCGACGTCGCCTTCGCTTCTACACGTTGTGAAACTAACCAACGCATACGGAAGCTGGGGATTAACTGGTAATATTTCTAAATGTGTTCAAATTGCGAATTTTAACGTTGATGTAATGTAAACTTATAATGGGTTACCAGTGTCGTCGAATGAGATCTTCTAGTATAGTTTGCATGCTATTTTTACTGTTAACGTTGCTGTTTTCCCTGTCGTGGATATTTGCGTTAGCAGATTAGCAGTAAGGCTAAGCTAATGGGTCGAGCGCAGATCCTAGACACGGCCCAGTAGCAAGATATCCAGTACTAGCTACATAGGGAAGTAGTGTCTGGAGCAGGCAGATCAACGTGATTATAGTTTAGGCGCTCGCATAATAATATTCCCGTGTTATAGGAGAGACTCCCAAGACATCAGCTAGCCAGCTAATGAATGGAGTTACAGTTCCCCGCGCACAGTGGGAGTTGCTTGGCCTCAAGGCTCCAgctaaatagctagctagcgattGACAACATGGCCGACTGTCGTTGGCATGCTAGCAGTTTGAATGTAGAAGACGGTAGCTCACTACCTACCAATAATACTGCTAGCGGTCTTTTTTTTATAATGTAAATGGAGTTTGGGGAAATAATAGGAAATTAACATGCACTAAGTAGCCATAATGAGTCAAAAGAAATATCGGCGAATAATATTGGGCCTACCTAACTGGCAGGAATCACTTGCAAGCACACGTTTGTCGGCCATGATAGCTGTCCGTGTGTTATGTCCAAACAATGAAATTAACTTCTGGTGCTAGCGTAGCAAGCGCTGGCTGTATCTGTACATTGATAAATGGGTTCTACCATCAATTATAACCTTTAGTTGTGGTGGCTGCTCGTATAAGGACGTTAATCTTAATTAGGTCATTGAGTATACATGATCCAAACTGCTATGTAAAATGGCACCCTGTAAGGACGACAGCGTGTACCGTCTAACATAGCGCTAAATTCAGATAGTTACAAAGCTATTTGCCTGTAGCATGATTTCAGTATCTGCATGGTCTGCTAATCCATCTTTTTCTTTGTGACAGACTACTATTTGAGACATCGAGATCGGTTAGAATGGGAGGTAATGTAATATTTGCATCGTTGAATACATTGTATCAATATGAATAATTCCTTGAAACAAAAATTGATGTCTTTGTTCTTTTTCCCCTTTAGATCCTGCCCTTAACAGAGATTGCCCTCTTGACTGTAAGGTTTATGTTGGGAATCTAGGCAATAGTGGGAACAAGACAGAGCTGGAGAGGGCCTTTGGGTATTATGGCCCTCTGCGCAGTGTCTGGGTAGCCAGGAACCCTCCAGGCTTTGCCTTTGTAGAGTTCGAGGATCCAAGAGATGCAACTGATGCTGTGAGAGAGCTCGATGGAAGGTACGCATGTGTCTATTTAAGCATTAGTTTTTAACATAAGTAATGGTATTCCATTCATGCGTGTCCAAGTGCTGATTTCTTACATTATGGTCAATGTCTTCAGGACGCTGTGTGGCTGCAGAGTGCGTGTTGAGTTATCCAGTGGGGAGAAACGCTCTAGGAGCCgcggcccccccccctcatggaGCCGGCGCCCTCGGGATGACTACAGGCGGCGCAGCCCCCCCGTGAGACGCAGGTAATGTTTCTCTTAAGAGCTTTATTTCCTCTATACTTTTAAACGTGTGTACCAGAACATTTATATCCCCTTTCATCATTTACTCACAGTTTTGATTTATCCTTAGTTAATACTGCTGGATTCAGGTAACAGGTTGTGGTTTACAGTAGTGCTTATAAAATTGTCTCTTTTTCTAAAAGGGGTAATCATATCTGGAACATTAAATGTAGTGCTAAAGGGGTCCATAATGCAAAGGATTGCTAGGTTCTGAGAAGGGGGTCCTTTTACATGTTTAGCCCTAGTTTGGGTTGTGACAAAGTGAAGACTAATCGAGCAGTTTGTCAATTTATGAAAAGGTGGCAAGTGtttggtcattttatttttATGGATGTAAGctttattagattttttttttacgtttgaTTTTTTTGCCATCTATATTAATAAAAATGAACCCCGTTGCAGAGTCATCACCATGCCTCTCCTCACCACCCTCTGAGTCAGTCAACTAGTCCTCTTTCAGCATCATGTGACCGCTGACCAGCGTGCCCCAATCAGCTTGGCTGATGTCGTGTTACATGACCCAGGCATGGCCAGTCGTCAGGTGGCACCAGCCTTTTGGTTCCTGAGCATGCCGTTCCCAGCACCCTCCTCCAACCTAAACCCAAACGGCAGCGGCCCATCCCACATTACCGACCAATCAGCTTCTATACCTTTTCCATTATGAACACAACTATCTACGACCAGCTGCCCTCGGCTTACCTATTAAAGACAGGGAAAATCTACAGCCGCCCCCGCCAGCCAACCAACTACATATCTCCAACATTTGCAACATGTGGCAAATCCTCTCTGCAAATTCGACCTCCCTCGCCATCACTGTCTGGCCTTCTTGCGTCATTTCTATCTTGTCCAAATCCCCCCAAATAGTAAGTTGTTTTTCTCCTGCTTTTTGTAGTGTCATGCTTAATCTAGAGCTGCTTGAGCTTGAATATGAACTTCACAGTTAAGTAATTGTACTCCCAGAGTACAATCATAAGAGTTTGGGAATTCCATCCGTAGGTCCCTAATTCAACCTATGTCCCTAAATTCAAATGTTGTGGTTCCATGCACTGCTGGAAATCTTGTATTGGTGATAAAGCACAAGGCCCTATTTAATTTGTTGTGACGTCCACCTAAACAGCACGTTGACTTATCTACTGTGCATTGCAATATGCTGGTAACATATTGGAAATCTGGTTGTACTGGAGCAAATGTATTTACCCTCAGAGGTGGCTCTCCAAACAGTACTTTGGTCCAAGTAAAGGTTGCTGAGGactatcccccccccaccccccctttcccACCTGCTCAGAAAAGGGCGATGCTGTGGTTGGTGTTTTATAATGATTCCAATGGATTTGATTTAATAGGAAATGGCCTGGGGTATTCTTGAATGTCATGGCCCCTCACCTGTCATTTTATCCCACCCATTCCTCAGAtctcccaggaggaggagcttcAGTCGGAGCCGCAGCAGGTGAGTCTATCAGTGCCTCTTTCCCTGTTTCAGTGTCATTTTCATTGATCTGTTTTAGGGAGAAAAACAGGTTATTGGGCTCAATCCCCCTGGTCTTAATGCCACCATTAACTTACTaccattttgtgtgtgtctttttgatTCAGGTCTCTCTCCAGAGACAGAAGACGAGATAGGTCTCTGTCCAGAGACAGGAACCATAAACCCTCCAGATCCTTCTCAAGGTCAAGGAGGTAAGTGCGGACTCAGATATGCTTGCATTTAAGGTAAATGCATGAACTGATCAGGCTGTAATTTTCAGTAAATTGACTTTCTTTTTCTACAGTCGCTCCAGATCTAATGATAGGAAGTGAGGATCGGAACTTGAACTCATACAAAACCAGAAGATTTCCGTGGTGTAGAATCAGGTTATGGATGGGTTAAGTTTCATTTTAAAATGACACGATATTTTAGATTGTTCTCTTTTTGAAATGGGACAACTTCCTGGTTCAACTATTTTCTGTAATTGTCAACTATCATTAACTGATTAACTGTATGTGAGAAAAAGGTGCGTTTGGAATATTGTCTCCATTATAAGTTGCTTTCTACAGTACAAGTTGCTTTCTTTTCTATTTGTAGTTGTATGGGAAGTGAATACCACCCATTGCATGTCAAATAATTTGGATTGATTCCTGGCATGCAACTTCCtatactttttttgttttttgaggTATTTTGATTAAAACTTAGATGCAATGTTTGGTGGTTTTTTACTTTGGATTTAGCTTTGTTTTATAATGACTTATTTTCTGTGGGGATGTCATAAGTACAAGACCATGACTGAAAGTTGGTTCTTTCAGACATTTACTGAAGTTCTCACTTAAGCTTTAATGGTAAATAAATTGCTGTTGATGTCAATGTGTTTGAGAGTTTGACTGGCTGTTAAGTGCATACATTATGCTTATGTCAAACTGATCCAGATAACACAAGGTGCAATTTCAACACCATTGCATATGGGTAAGAATAAGTACTGATTAAGCCATTTATAGTTTAGACACATTTAAAATTGTTTTGAGCTACATAGTATGCTCATAGACTACATTGGTATAGCAAGTGATACATGTTAGTTTCCCCTGTAAACTGGTGTTTTGTTCTAATTTATGATGCGTCAGCTCACAACTAGAGAAGTAGAACTGACTTGAGAAGTAGAACTGACTTCAGGAAGTGTTCAGTTCAGGCAATTTGGTAAGTGTTAATGCACAGGATGTGAAGTTGTGGCAACATAAATATGCATGAAAGTGGAGACAAACGACAGGCTACAGTTGGTGTGAGAAAACGTGGGTGTTAGATGTTTGCTGTTCCATAAATTCAAAGTTAAGAAATGATACTGTGAAGCTGAGCTCAACGCTATGCTGGCACTTCGCTGAATAGCGTTTGGTGTTACACAGCCAGGCTTTTTAAAAGGTATGTTGAATTAATTTGTCACATTTCATAGATCAGCTACTTTTACAAAGGCTTACAAAGCCCGTGCATGCTTTTAATCAATTCACTGTACATCTTTCCTGCATAAAGCAAATGTAATGTTTATTTCTCCTAGTTTGTCAGAAATTCAGTCAATCAAGAATTGAGAGATCAAGGGCCACTTGAAAGATGTCTAGAAAAATGAAAATGGGTACATCACGAAGGATGGGGAGGGATAAGGGTGAAAAGAAAACCAAGACAGACGATCAGTCTCTTGCGTCGATGGAGGAAAAAGGGATACATGTTATGGCTAACGCTGCATTGAGGAAAACGGAGCCCATCTCACAGGACTTGGTTCAGTTAATACCTTCACAATCTGAAAATCCAGAATTGGATACCACTAAAACAAAAAGGAAACTTGGATCTACCCGTAGAGATAGAGCCAGGCAGGATGTATATGAGTTGTGGTTAGAAGAAGAATGTGGAAATAAAACCAAAGTATGCAATGATGCTGCACCCAGTGAGGCTGTAAACAGTGAATTGCATCAAAATGCTTCTCTATCATTTGAACCATATTCTCATTGGGAACCAGCAGAAGAGCATTTCCCATCTTCTCTAAAGGAGACAAAAAGTAACCCTCCATATTTACAAATTCTGCTTGACAAAAATACTGATCTGTCAAGTAACTCTGTGGTCTTGGCACACTCTGCAAACACTCATGCAATGGTAGACAGTGATAGAAGGACAGTAAAAGAGGAAGAGCAGAAATCGGAGCATCATCGGCAGAGGCTACAGGAGGATATGTTGTATGAGTCACCCATCAAACTAGTGACGGTGGAGTCAAACATGATCAAAGCAGAGAGCCCTGTTGACAGAGGATATGAAAGCTGCTTGAAGTATGACACACTTACTCAAGAACATTTGGACCAATCACATAGCTCCTTACTTGGCAAGGTTACACTTTCAGATGACACAGAGAACATAGTGTCTCTTTCTCAAATCCCTTCTGAACTGTTGCATCAGTCAGAGGAAGTTTTGAGTTTTTGTCACCAAGTTACTGGACCATGTGATGAAAATGAAATactgcatttagcagatgattTCACTGACGAGACCCAGTCTATGGATAATCTTGAGGATATTGACGCTGACTTCGATAAACAGGTTGATCTGACTTTTGATGAGCCGATCATATTAAACCCTGATGATATTTATCTCTCAGGACAAGTTAGCCAGGAACCAATAAACCAGAAACATACTGAGTGCACGTTTGCAGATCTGAGTGACACAAGGAACACATCTACAAACCAGACAAGAGAAGAACCAACTGAACGTAACGAATTGTATGGGAATGAGAAGGAAGAAAGATATGAGGGTTTTTTGGTGGAGGACATGTCACCACATTATATAAAAAGACCACATGGGCAAAAGGAAGACATAGACCCCTTTTCACAGATCTCAGAAGCAGAGATTACTGGGAGGATTCAGGATTCAGGCACTGGATATTTTGCAAGTAAGGTTGCCTCTTTACAAGCTCTCCAAACAGATAGTTATTTGTGTCATCAAGAAACTACTACAGCAGAACCCCTACCAGTAGCAGGAAGAAGAAAGATGGGGTCCACTCGCAGGCCTTGTAGAGATGTAATTGTGGGTGAAAACACAGAAGACTGGGAAAAGGAAGAACACATTGATGGTGAAAATAACAAAGATGTCATGGTGGGCGAAGGAGAAGTTTGTCATGGGGAAGACAGAGACACGAAAGTAGAACTCAGTGATGGCGAAAATGGGGACAAAAGTATAGTGGAGGATGTCTTGACTAGAAGCGTCACTGAGGGATTTGACTACTCAGGAAATGTGAGTGAAAATCAGTTAAACGCGTTTCATGAACATGACTCAAAGACGAGCCTCATTGGAGACATTAGACAGCCAGAGGACGTATTGTTGGCTGGTGCTGATGATGCTGTGCTTCAATGTATTTATGAGTTCACTGACAGCAGCCAGACATCAAGTCAATATGCTGACGTTCCTTTCCCCTCCCAGTCAGATGACAGACTGAATTCAAATGTTATTGTCTCTGATTGGCAACATAACCCAGCACCCAATGAAGACACCCTCCATCATTCAAGAGAGAATCTTAGCTACTCTCAGTTTCCACCATTactggggagagcagaggaaaacGTTAACTTAGAACCCAATGGCaccaagagaaaaagaaagatgggCTCCACTCGTGGGAATCCTAAAAGTAGGCATGGTGAGGAACAcacaagagaaggggagaaacaGGATACAACAGTACCTGAGGTGAAAGACAGTGTCAACATAGGTACCACTCATAGTATAGAAAATATAGACTTGAGAGAATACACAGAAACCAtcagagaggtggaaagaggaGGTCGGTTGAGAGGTGGGACTGATACTGAGGACAAAGATTTGGAGGTCATAGATCTGCACCAATCAGATATCAAGATAACCTCTGAGGAGGGCAATGATAATAATTTGCCCAAGCAACATGTGTCAGACTTCAACAACGAGGATCCCACAAGAtccgaaaaaaaagaaatcttgaaagagagagagaaacaggatatTTTTCAAGGCCAGAATGAAGAAACTAGGACTACTGAAGTCTTAAATGAATCACAAAGCAACGAAACACAAGCAACCACATGTGCACACATAGAAGTGGAATATGTTGATGCAGATGATGTGACCAAAAACATGGATAAGGCCCTCATGACAGAGACTTGGACAAATAAGGAAGAAATAGAGGACCCAACAAGTTACCCATtcactgtggaggagagagtaaaGCAGTCAGTAGATCCATTGAAGTTGAAGAAAGTAGCTAATTTATTGACAGtttcacacaaagacacacatgaaGAAGCCATTCCTATTTCTGATGTGCATACTGAAAATATCTCTTATCAACTTGATGAAGCCAAAATATTACCAATGAATGTTCATGATGTGCATGTATCAGAACAAAGTTTGGATGTAAATGTAGCTGATAACTATTTGAGCCAGACAGAAAATGCTAAGAACGTTCCCAAGGATTCTTCTTCCCAGAAACTTCCCCTAGATAGCTCTCTGTGTAATGAAGAAATACCTTGCATGAACTCCAAAgctacaaaaaagaaaagaaagatggGGTCCACTCGCAGGCCTTGTAGAGATGTAATTGTGGGTGAAAACACAGAAGACTGGGAAAAGGAAGAACACATTGATGGTGAAAATAACAAAGATGTCATGGTGGGCGAAGGAGAAGTTTGTCATGGGGAAGACAGAGACACGAAAGTAGAACTCAGTGATGGCGAAAATGGGGACAAAAGTATAGGGGAGGATGTCTTGACTAGAAGCGTCACTGAGGGATTTGACTACTCAGGAAATGTGAGTGAAAATCAGTTAAACGCGTTTCATGAACATGACTCAAAGACGAGCCTCATTGGAGACATTAGACAGCCAGAGGACGTATTGTTGGCTGGTGCTGATGATGCTGTGCTTCAATGTATTTATGAGTTCACTGACAGCAGCCAGACATCAAGTCAAT containing:
- the srsf3a gene encoding serine/arginine-rich splicing factor 3a — encoded protein: MGDPALNRDCPLDCKVYVGNLGNSGNKTELERAFGYYGPLRSVWVARNPPGFAFVEFEDPRDATDAVRELDGRTLCGCRVRVELSSGEKRSRSRGPPPSWSRRPRDDYRRRSPPVRRRSPRRRSFSRSRSRSLSRDRRRDRSLSRDRNHKPSRSFSRSRSRSRSNDRK